One window of Penaeus chinensis breed Huanghai No. 1 chromosome 1, ASM1920278v2, whole genome shotgun sequence genomic DNA carries:
- the LOC125043520 gene encoding pre-mRNA-splicing factor CWC22 homolog, with translation MGRRSRSHSPVKGRSERQRRSRDRDRQDRHRYERDRDRKYSRGSGSRRSASKDRHVRERERDRGRHGRRDSPSREQRYSHRGKAERWGRNRDRDHSSDDDHQSREHHRGRDSDRARADDKSRERHRRYPSDHDREQRLKDRSVDEDEDGNESHSRRRASDSSSDRDAERVHKKGERHNSRLSHSDRRQERRERKSSTEESDSGSEEEPEVSCVKVKVEPDSDDSSKNQSKKQFPGQQKEKLRDSPVGRGSESEKREVIASRKESAPEIKIIKKEKSDDRDRNSEPLQKDSDRDIKQKLDKEKHEGRKKRTDSNEKGAESSDKDAHLDKGHTKLQDIPKESHSEKERKSRRKQNSSSESRSEDSEDENSEEEEIKKGKENNEKSDSGSDSPVHKKKVDIREKHVERKGKSSDDDLHSREQLQEKRAEGSRIDKSDNEARARKEVQEKGNEEPQQQERSSNVKNKGDESSEDSSSSESDHKEKHKKRLEKKAGRMSDDEKRTKERVEKKDSKQSDSEKESSAKARRTRKSDTDSDSEGSSEGSQKNVRKQRKVKKKKHSEKRSRKKTGFSSQSSSSDECDKEVRKSASPSIYDSNDETTEQELLRKKKQLEEQLKIEEEIRIRSENLEKEREAARAMKHKAMKQMENDSDIEEDSQKKKSKSKNKKSRSRSRSLSRSQSASSHDLKADDKRESKSKKSRSGKQAKHHSSDEDGSENDRSRQSRGRESEEPQIGGRYWGGEHSAETTRQMKAKQTKSSDTYWNKYADKLGIQIENPRYKDHGSERGRDKESGRRREEWSSSSDRKRRANSEDDERRDSKKRKDVMDGDNRENTSDPPAKPLIQKPVVDPLTLKTGGAYIPPAKLKMMQAQITDKSTVLFQRLAWEALKKSINGLVNKVNVSNIGIIVRELLQENIIRGRGILCRALMQAQSFSPTFTHVYSAMVSIINSKFPQIGELLLKRLVIQLRRGVRRNDKNICTSSCRFIAHLINQQVAHEVVALEILTLLLEKAKDLSDESEVGDKSRNNSCELAILFLTECGMKLSEVTPRGMNIIFETLRHILHEGKLEQRVTYMIEVIFAVRKDGFKDHPSVPEELDLVEEDDQYTHIVELDGKMEGEDILNVFKHDPEYEENEEKYKEIRTGILGDGSDDSSSEGGSDSGSDSDDEESDDEEEKAEAQIIIDQTETNMVAFRRTVYLTIQSSLDVDECAHKLLKGEIKPGWESELCNMILDCCAQQRTYIKFYGLLAQRFCLISKVYQEPFQQIFKEVYDTCHRLETEKLRNVARLFAHLLFSDAISWEVLNHVHLNEDETTSSSRVFVKILFQELAEFMSLAKLNERLRDPTLAAAFEGLLPRDNPRNTRFAINFFTSCGLGGLTDDLREFLRTQPKPTAVVAPVQQQLAKNEDNDSSDSSSSSSSSSSSSDSSSSSSSSSSESSSSDSSDSSSSDSDDSSNSEEEKKKKKKSKNKKKDSKKKGSSSEKKKSKKIKKGDRQESGEGSKRKPESDDETFARRRENEYEEQKERDRTERWKNINAEDSRRRRRHDSSESEGRQSPSQREERRRTHVHDSTERRHRPREDDYGSERERRPSTENSRGDGRRQGREGHDRSDRKRENDLENRDRDRHSSEDRHERKKRRDESSDKEKKKKHEKDEREHKKRKKEEDREERWTQRDNRRGSDGGDRRERSGWREEGRDRDSYRSREGDHRKDHHSESSDGKRGREKNRYH, from the exons ATGGGTCGTCGCAGCCGCTCACATTCTCCCGTAAAGGGACGCAGTGAAAGACAGCGGAGAAGCCGTGATAGGGATAGACAAGATCGACATAgatatgaaagagacagagacaggaaataCAGCAGAGGCAGTGGAAGCAGAAGGAGTGCAAGCAAGGACCGACAtgtacgagagagggagagggacagagggcgtCATGGAAGGAGAGATAGCCCTAGTAGGGAGCAGAGGTACTCTCACAGGGGGAAAGctgagagatggggaaggaaccGAGACCGTGACCATAGCTCTGATGATGACCATCAAAGCAGGGAGCACCACAGGGGTCGAGATAGTGATAGGGCCAGGGCTGATgataagagcagagagagacaccGGAGATATCCATCAGATCATGACAGGGAACAGAGATTAAAGGACAGAAgtgttgatgaggatgaagatgggaaTGAGAGCCACAGCAGGAGGAGAGCAAGTGACAGCAGTTCAGACAGAGATGCAGAAAGGGTtcacaaaaaaggagaaagacataaTTCAAGACTAAGTCACTCAGACAGGCgtcaagagagaagggaaaggaaaagttcAACAGAGGAAAGTGATTCTGGTTCTGAAGAAGAACCTGAGGTAAGTTGTGTGAAGGTCAAGGTAGAACCAGACAGTGATGACTCTTCCAAAAATCAGAGCAAGAAACAGTTCCCAGGACAACAGAAGGAAAAATTAAGAGACTCGCCAGTTGGTAGAGGaagtgaaagtgagaaaagagaggtaaTAGCTTCTAGAAAGGAGTCAGCTCCTGAGATCAAAATCATCAAAAAAGAGAAATCTGATGACAGAGATAGAAATTCAGAACCCTTACAGAAGGATTCGGACAGAGATATTAAGCAAAAATTAGATAAAGAAAAgcatgaaggaagaaagaaaagaacagattCTAATGAAAAAGGTGCTGAAAGCAGTGATAAAGATGCACATCTGGATAAGGGACACACAAAGCTACAGGACATTCCTAAAGAGTCACattcagagaaagaaaggaaatcaagGAGGAAGCAGAACTCTAGTTCAGAATCAAGATCTGAGGATTCTGAAGATGAGAACTCCGAGgaggaagaaattaagaaagggaaggagaacaatGAAAAGTCTGATTCTGGAAGTGATTCCCCTGTGCATAAGAAAAAGGTTGATATTCGTGAAAAGCatgtagaaaggaaaggaaagtccTCGGATGATGACTTGCATTCTCGTGAGCAACTACAGGAAAAAAGAGCTGAGGGAAGTAGAATTGACAAGTCAGATAATGAAGCCAGAGCAAGAAAAGAGGttcaagagaaaggaaatgaagaaccaCAACAGCAAGAAAGGTCAAGTAACGTAAAGAATAAAGGTGATGAAAGTAGTGAAGACAGTAGCAGCAGTGAATCAGACCACAAGGAAAAACACAAGAAACGTTTGGAAAAGAAAGCTGGAAGAATGTCAGATGATGAAAAGAGAACCAAGGAAAGAGTCGAAAAGAAAGACAGCAAGCAGTCTGATTCAGAGAAAGAAAGTTCTGCCAAGGCCAGAAGAACCAGAAAATCAGACACAGACTCTGATTCAGAGGGAAGCTCTGAAGGTTCACAGAAAAATGTAAGGAAACAGAGGAAAGTCAAGAAGAAAAAGCATTCAGAgaagagatcaagaaaaaaaacaggtttcTCATCTCAATCATCATCCAGTGATGAATGTGACAAAGAAGTAAGAAAATCTGCTTCTCCAAGCATTTATGACAGTAATGACGAAACCACAGAACAAGAACTgttaaggaagaagaaacagctaGAAGAGCAGttgaagatagaggaagaaatcAGAATAAGAAGTGAGAAtttagagaaggaaagggaagcagcTCGGGCCATGAAACATAAAGCAATGAAACAAATGGAGAATGACTCGGACATTGAGGAAGACAgtcagaagaagaagagcaagagtaagaataagaagtcACGTTCACGTTCACGTTCACTTTCTCGTTCTCAGTCTGCCTCAAGTCATGACCTAAAGGCAGATGATAAACGGGAAAGTAAAAGTAAGAAGAGCAGATCAGGCAAACAAGCAAAACATCATAGTTCAGATGAAGATGGCAGTGAAAATGACAGAAGTCGACAATCAAGAGGCAGGGAATCAGAGGAACCACAGATTGGTGGGCGATATTGGGGAGGAGAACACAGTGCAGAAACAACCAGGCAGATGAAGGCAAAGCAGACTAAATCAAGTGATACATATTGGAATAAATATGCCGATAAATTAGGTATTCAAATTGAAAATCCAAGATATAAGGATCATGGCtcagaaagaggtagagataaGGAGAGtggcaggaggagggaagaatggagtagTAGCAGTGATAGGAAACGGAGAGCTAACAGTGAAGATGATGAGAGACGGGacagcaaaaagagaaaagatgtgaTGGATGGTGACAACAGGGAGAACACCAGTGATCCTCCAGCCAAACCTCTTATCCAGAAACCTGTAGTAGATCCTTTGACATTAAAAACAGGTGGGGCCTACATTCCTCCAGCCAAATTGAAGATGATGCAAGCCCAAATTACAGACAAGAGTACTGTCCTGTTCCAGCGATTAGCCTGGGAAGCTTTGAAGAAGTCTATCAATGGTCTGGTTAACAAAGTGAATGTATCCAATATTGGTATCATTGTGAGAGAGCTTTTACAGGAAAATATTATCAGAGGAAGGGGAATATTGTGCCGAGCCCTCATGCAAGCTCAGTCTTTTTCTCCTAccttcacacatgtatatagtgcAATGGTTTCAATTATCAATTCAAAATTTCCCCAGATTGGTGAATTGTTATTGAAACGACTTGTCATTCAACTGCGTAGAGGTGTTAGGAGAAATGACAAGAATATTTGTACGTCCTCTTGTAGGTTTATTGCCCATTTGATAAACCAGCAAGTGGCTCATGAAGTTGTTGCTCTTGAAATTCTGACTCTGCTCTTAGAGAAAGCTAAAGACCTCAGTGATGAATCAGAAGTAGgtgataaatcaagaaataactCCTGTGAACTTGCAATATTGTTTCTGACAGAATGTGGCATGAAGTTAAGTGAAGTCACACCAAGAGGGATGAACATTATATTTGAGACTCTAAGGCACATTTTGCATGAGGGAAAACTTGAGCAGCGTGTTACTTACATGATTGAGGTAATTTTTGCAGTACGTAAAGATGGCTTTAAAGATCATCCTTCAGTGCCAGAAGAGCTAGATCTTGTTGAAGAAGATGACCAGTATACACACATTGTGGAACTAGATGGGAAGATGGAAGGTGAAGACATACTGAATGTCTTTAAGCATGATccagaatatgaagaaaatgaggaaaagtatAAAGAAATCAGAACAGGCATCTTGGGTGATGGTAGCGATGATAGTAGCTCAGAAGGTGGATCTGATAGTGGTTCTGATAGTGATGACGAGGAatcagatgatgaagaagaaaaggcagaagcACAGATAATTATCGACCAGACAGAGACCAACATGGTTGCATTCCGTAGAACTGTGTACTTGACCATACAGTCTTCACTGGATGTAGATGAATGTGCTCACAAGCTTCTCAAAGGAGAGATTAAGCCAGGTTGGGAAAGTGAACTTTGTAACATGATTTTGGATTGCTGTGCTCAACAGCGAACCTACATTAAGTTTTATGGGCTTTTAGCACAGAGATTTTGCTTGATTAGTAAAGTGTACCAAGAACCTTTTCAGCAGATATTCAAAGAAGTATATGATACATGCCATCGCCTGGAAACTGAGAAACTGCGGAACGTGGCCCGTCTCTTTGCTCACCTTCTGTTCTCCGATGCCATATCATGGGAAGTCCTCAACCATGTTCATCTTAATGAGGATGAAACAACAAGCTCCTCCAGGGTGTTTGTTAAGATCCTATTTCAG GAGCTAGCTGAGTTCATGAGTCTGGCCAAATTGAATGAAAGACTACGAGATCCAACTTTGGCAGCTGCTTTTGAGGGCCTGTTACCCAGAGATAACCCACGTAACACTAGGTTTGCCATCAACTTCTTTACATCATGTGGTCTTGGAGGCCTCACAGATGACCTGCGCGAATTTTTACGCACCCAG ccaaagCCTACAGCTGTTGTAGCTCCAGTACAGCAGCAACTGGCAAAGAATGAGGACAATGACAGCAgtgacagcagcagtagtagcagcagcagcagtagtagcagtgatagcagcagcagcagtagtagtagtagctctgAAAGCAGCAGCTCTGATAGTTCAGACTCTTCATCTAGTGACTCAGATGATTCTTCAA attcagaagaggaaaagaaaaagaaaaagaaaagtaagaataagaagaaagattcaaagaagaagggaagcagttcagagaagaaaaagagtaaaaagataaagaaaggggacAGACAAGAATCTGGGGAAGGGAGCAAAAGGAAGCCAGAAAGTGATGATGAAACATTTGccaggagaagggagaatgaataTGAAGAGCAGAAGGAGCGGGACAGGACAGAAAGATGGAAAAACATCAATGCAGaggatagtaggaggaggaggagacacgaTAGCAGCGAGAGTGAGGGGAGGCAGTCACCAagccagagagaagagaggagaaggacccATGTTCATGACAGCACAGAGAGGAGACACAGGCCAAGAGAGGATGACTatggttcagagagagagaggagaccaagTACAGAGAACagtaggggagatgggaggaggcaGGGCAGAGAAGGCCATGACAGAAGTGACCGAAAACGAGAAAATGACTTGGAGAACAGGGACCGAGATAGGCACAGCAGTGAGGACAGgcatgagaggaaaaaaaggagagatgaaagcagtgacaaagagaagaagaaaaaacatgagaaggatgagagggagcacaagaagaggaagaaggaggaggatagggaagagagatggacacAAAGAGATAACAGGAGAGGAAGTGATGGCGGTGATCGCAGAGAGAGAAgcggatggagagaagagggaagggacagggacagCTATCGTTCTAGAGAAGGGGACCACAGAAAAGACCACCATTCTGAAAGTAGTGATGGGAAACGGGGGCGGGAGAAGAACAGATATCATTGA